The following proteins come from a genomic window of Carassius gibelio isolate Cgi1373 ecotype wild population from Czech Republic chromosome B8, carGib1.2-hapl.c, whole genome shotgun sequence:
- the LOC127964261 gene encoding leucine zipper putative tumor suppressor 1, translating to MGSVSSLISGHSLHSKHCKSSENKVKKGLQSKKTGRSFDGFLKYGFSQDHCSTNNNSKVSYHSGKNDDFFYIKVSNKPRTANINTAEDSQGRTTEMDNEVDRRGGPPELVPLSGKLEKSIENILIRPTAFKPVPPRSSSSSVETHNDLSTILGKRISPIDRLKDLQDPKLETNSGTFSDSGRNSMSSLPTHSTSGSSQMDNLSTSTNHMARHGGLAKNIDTSQNAQGGVARMNGNSGSSWMCSVANGGNSWANGFGETNRNSEMTNGNTRSIGVLSENVAAAISMNREITAAALTLSSTEPKMDFSGNQELLLEHRFTISEQSPTKPSSSGGCVRSPISMDESLIQQLEEKLLERETELEELQTSLDEKESDTCHLFEEKQRYCAEEMEGLKQRCSTKLRQVSQRALKAQQLLQLQVIQLQQDKERLQEEVNQLNRDRDTAESRFRIYESQKNLVPTLEETQWEVCQKSGEISLLKQQLRDSQADVGNKLSEIVSLKASLKESRCKLEELEKKIKDYEGALHQRSAEVEVSKNEFQRKKNEADLLREKVNLLETDIKGMKQDLAMAKEEQQQLMTMRAKVEEQQLQLQISQARMEAFGTGQAKSKAQDGTSASKTLNHNRGTADLDALQKEVERVRGELKEEKQKKHKMMNSFQQERQTWNKEKDKVIRYQKQLQYNYLQMYRKNKDLEKILRELTAEMDSRSEIDMDSHTSEKILATEI from the exons ATGGGTAGCGTCAGCAGTTTGATATCAGGCCATAGCCTCCACAGCAAACACTGCAAATCTTCTGAAAACAAAGTCAAAAAGGGGCTTCAGTCGAAGAAAACAGGCCGTAGCTTTGATGGCTTTCTGAAGTATGGCTTCTCTCAGGACCATTGCAGCACCAACAACAACTCAAAAGTCAGCTATCATTCAGGCAAAAATGACGACTTCTTTTACATCAAGGTCAGCAACAAGCCCCGAACTGCTAACATTAATACAGCTGAAGACAGTCAAGGAAGAACAACTGAGATGGACAATGAGGTGGACAGGAGAGGAGGGCCACCAGAATTAGTTCCGCTGTCTGGAAAACTAGAAAAG AGTATAGAGAATATTTTAATTCGACCCACCGCATTCAAACCAGTTCCTCCTCGAAGCAGCAGTTCCTCTGTGGAGACTCATAACGACTTGAGCACTATCCTGGGCAAGAGAATTAGTCCTATTGACAGGCTAAAAGATCTTCAGGATCCAAAGTTGGAGACAAATTCTGGTACCTTCTCTGACTCTGGAAGGAACTCTATGTCCAGCCTGCCTACTCACAGCACCAGTGGCAGCAGCCAGATGGACAACCTAAGCACTTCAACTAACCACATGGCACGCCATGGAGGCCTTGCCAAAAACATAGACACATCTCAGAACGCACAGGGGGGTGTAGCAAGGATGAATGGAAACTCTGGATCCAGTTGGATGTGTAGCGTTGCTAACGGTGGAAACAGTTGGGCCAATGGATTTggtgaaacaaacagaaacagtgaGATGACAAATGGCAATACAAGATCCATTGGTGTCCTAAGTGAAAATGTAGCGGCAGCAATAAGTATGAACAGAGAAATAACTGCTGCAGCACTTACCCTTTCATCCACTGAGCCAAAGATGGATTTCTCTGGAAACCAGGAACTGCTTCTGGAACACAGATTTACAATTTCAGAGCAAAGCCCGACAAAACCATCATCTTCCGGGGGCTGTGTCCGATCACCAATTTCAATGGATGAATCACTGATACAGCAGCTGGAGGAGAAACTTCTAGAACGTGAAACCGAGCTGGAAGAGTTACAAACGAGCCTTGATGAGAAGGAGTCAGACACATGTCATCTATTTGAGGAGAAGCAACGCTACTGTGCTGAGGAGATGGAGGGGTTGAAACAACGCTGTTCTACAAAACTCCGACAA GTGTCTCAGAGGGCTTTGAAAGCCCAACAGTTATTGCAGCTTCAGGTGATACAACTTCAACAGGACAAGGAACGTCTGCAGGAGGAGGTGAACCAGCTTAATCGTGACCGGGATACTGCAGAAAGCCGTTTCCGAATCTATGAGAGCCAGAAAAACCTAGTACCCACTCTAGAAGAGACTCAGTGGGAG GTGTGCCAGAAGTCAGGTGAGATTTCTCTGCTAAAGCAGCAACTTAGGGACTCCCAGGCCGATGTTGGAAACAAACTCAGTGAGATTGTAAGTCTCAAAGCCTCTCTGAAGGAGTCCAGATGCAAGCTGGAAGAACTGGAGAAGAAGATCAAAGACTATGAGGGAGCACTTCACCAGCGGAGCGCTGAGGTTGAG gtATCTAAAAATGAGTTTCAAAGAAAGAAGAATGAAGCTGACCTCCTCAGGGAGAAGGTGAACCTACTGGAAACAGATATCAAGGGCATGAAGCAGGACTTAGCAATGGCCAAAGAGGAGCAACAGCAGCTTATGACCATGAGAGCCAAAGTCGAGGAGCAACAGCTGCAACTGCAGATAAGCCAAGCCCGGATGGAGGCCTTTGGGACAGGTCAAGCCAAATCGAAAGCCCAGGATGGAACAAGTGCCAGCAAAACACTGAATCATAACAGAGGGACTGCGGACTTGGATGCCCTACAGAAAGAGGTAGAGAGGGTGAGAGGGGAACTGAAGGAAGAGAAGCAAAAGAAACATAAGATGATGAATAGCTTCCAGCAGGAGAGACAAACGTGgaataaagagaaagacaaagtAATCAGATACCAAAAGCAGTTGCAGTACAATTACCTACAGATGTACAGAAAGAACAAGGACCTGGAGAAGATTCTGAGGGAGCTAACGGCTGAAATGGACAGTCGGTCAGAGATAGACATGGACAGCCATACCTCTGAAAAGATTTTAGCCACAGAGATATGA